A region of Anolis sagrei isolate rAnoSag1 chromosome 2, rAnoSag1.mat, whole genome shotgun sequence DNA encodes the following proteins:
- the TARBP2 gene encoding RISC-loading complex subunit TARBP2 isoform X2: MSEEEAEEPCGNARSGGGGGSIEQMLASNPGKTPISLLQEYGTRIGKTPVYDLLKAEGQAHQPNFTFRVTVGDISCTGQGPSKKAAKHKAAEVALRLLKGGNMLEPAAMEEASSPFSLEPLAQTTIPAAAPVPILPVASPSSPMEMKSPVSPQQSECNPVGALQELVVQKGWRLPEYTVTQESGPAHRKEFTMTCRVERFIEIGSGTSKKLAKRNAAAKMLVRIHNVPLDPREGSEAEVEEDQFSITAGNKMDGVKGRGSGCTWDSLRNSAGEKILHLKSNPLGVLNAGFCSLLEELSEEQSFDISYLDIDEMSLSGLYQCLVELSTQPTTVCHGSATSRHAARADAARNALQYLKIMAGGK, translated from the exons ATGagcgaggaggaggcggaggagcctTGCGGGAACGCGaggagcggcggcggcggcggcag TATAGAGCAAATGCTGGCCTCCAACCCCGGCAAGACCCCTATCAGCCTGCTACAAGAGTATGGGACACGCATAGGCAAAACCCCCGTCTACGATCTGCTGAAAGCCGAAGGACAGGCACACCAGCCCAACTTTACCTTTCGTGTCACAGTCGGTGACATCAGCTGCACTG GCCAAGGGCCTAGCAAAAAGGCAGCCAAACACAAGGCAGCAGAGGTGGCGCTTCGGCTTCTGAAGGGAGGAAACATGTTGGAGCCTGCTGCCATGGAGGAAGCCAG CTCTCCTTTCTCTCTAGAGCCCCTGGCTCAGACCACCATCCCAGCTGCCGCACCTGTACCCATCTTGCCAGTTGCATCACCCAG CTCCCCAATGGAAATGAAGTCCCCAGTATCACCGCAGCAGTCGGAGTGCAATCCGGTTGGGGCCCTGCAG GAGCTGGTAGTGCAGAAGGGCTGGCGTTTGCCTGAATACACTGTCACTCAGGAATCAGGACCAGCACACCGCAAGGAATTTACCATGACCTGCCGCGTCGAAAGATTCATTGAAATAG GCAGCGGCACTTCCAAAAAGTTGGCAAAGAGGAACGCTGCAGCCAAGATGCTGGTGCGAATCCACAACGTGCCTCTGGACCCTCGAGAAGGCAGTGAGGCTGAAGTGGAGGAGGACCAGTTCTCTATT ACCGCAGGAAACAAAATGGATGGCGTGAAAGGGCGAGGGTCCGGCTGCACCTGGGACTCTTTGCGCAACTCAGCTGGAGAAAAGATTTTGCACCTGAAGAGCAATCCCCTTGGGGTGCTGAATGCTGGTTTCTGCAGCCTCTTGGAGGAGCTCTCGGAAGAGCAGAGTTTTGACATCAGCTACCTCGATATTG ATGAGATGAGCCTGAGTGGGCTGTATCAGTGCTTGGTGGAACTCTCTACGCAGCCGACCACCGTGTGCCACGGCTCAGCCACCTCTCGCCATGCGGCCCGGGCGGATGCTGCCCGCAATGCCCTTCAATACCTCAAAATCATGGCAGGGGGCAAATGA
- the TARBP2 gene encoding RISC-loading complex subunit TARBP2 isoform X1 has protein sequence MSEEEAEEPCGNARSGGGGGSIEQMLASNPGKTPISLLQEYGTRIGKTPVYDLLKAEGQAHQPNFTFRVTVGDISCTGQGPSKKAAKHKAAEVALRLLKGGNMLEPAAMEEASSPFSLEPLAQTTIPAAAPVPILPVASPRSSPMEMKSPVSPQQSECNPVGALQELVVQKGWRLPEYTVTQESGPAHRKEFTMTCRVERFIEIGSGTSKKLAKRNAAAKMLVRIHNVPLDPREGSEAEVEEDQFSITAGNKMDGVKGRGSGCTWDSLRNSAGEKILHLKSNPLGVLNAGFCSLLEELSEEQSFDISYLDIDEMSLSGLYQCLVELSTQPTTVCHGSATSRHAARADAARNALQYLKIMAGGK, from the exons ATGagcgaggaggaggcggaggagcctTGCGGGAACGCGaggagcggcggcggcggcggcag TATAGAGCAAATGCTGGCCTCCAACCCCGGCAAGACCCCTATCAGCCTGCTACAAGAGTATGGGACACGCATAGGCAAAACCCCCGTCTACGATCTGCTGAAAGCCGAAGGACAGGCACACCAGCCCAACTTTACCTTTCGTGTCACAGTCGGTGACATCAGCTGCACTG GCCAAGGGCCTAGCAAAAAGGCAGCCAAACACAAGGCAGCAGAGGTGGCGCTTCGGCTTCTGAAGGGAGGAAACATGTTGGAGCCTGCTGCCATGGAGGAAGCCAG CTCTCCTTTCTCTCTAGAGCCCCTGGCTCAGACCACCATCCCAGCTGCCGCACCTGTACCCATCTTGCCAGTTGCATCACCCAG AAGCTCCCCAATGGAAATGAAGTCCCCAGTATCACCGCAGCAGTCGGAGTGCAATCCGGTTGGGGCCCTGCAG GAGCTGGTAGTGCAGAAGGGCTGGCGTTTGCCTGAATACACTGTCACTCAGGAATCAGGACCAGCACACCGCAAGGAATTTACCATGACCTGCCGCGTCGAAAGATTCATTGAAATAG GCAGCGGCACTTCCAAAAAGTTGGCAAAGAGGAACGCTGCAGCCAAGATGCTGGTGCGAATCCACAACGTGCCTCTGGACCCTCGAGAAGGCAGTGAGGCTGAAGTGGAGGAGGACCAGTTCTCTATT ACCGCAGGAAACAAAATGGATGGCGTGAAAGGGCGAGGGTCCGGCTGCACCTGGGACTCTTTGCGCAACTCAGCTGGAGAAAAGATTTTGCACCTGAAGAGCAATCCCCTTGGGGTGCTGAATGCTGGTTTCTGCAGCCTCTTGGAGGAGCTCTCGGAAGAGCAGAGTTTTGACATCAGCTACCTCGATATTG ATGAGATGAGCCTGAGTGGGCTGTATCAGTGCTTGGTGGAACTCTCTACGCAGCCGACCACCGTGTGCCACGGCTCAGCCACCTCTCGCCATGCGGCCCGGGCGGATGCTGCCCGCAATGCCCTTCAATACCTCAAAATCATGGCAGGGGGCAAATGA